CGGGCTCCTGGGCGTCCGAGAACCCACGCGGTCGGCCGGCCTCGGCTCGATGCGGGAAGCGCCCGCCCACCGTCCAGCCGACCCGCCCGGCGGCGTCGGCCACGATCGCGTTGACCGGTGGCAGGCCGCAGTCGTTGACGATGTCCAGGGCGGTCTCCACGTCGGCGGCGTCGCAGAGGCGCAGCAGCCCGAAGTCCAACGCCCGGGGATCGAGCAGCGTGGCGGTGAAGGCGACCGGCTCGCCGGCCAGGGTCGAGGTCACCGGCCCCCACCGGCTCTGCGTGACCTCCACGGTGACCGGCGACTCGCCCCGGATCTCGATCGTCTCCCGCCGGACCTCGACGTCGGCCAGGTCCTGGGGACCCAGCGACCGCAGGTCCGCGGTGTCGCCGGGCAGTCGGGTGAGTCCCCAGGCGACCCGGCCGTTGGTGCCGGCGAGCACGACGGGCAGGCCGGGCACGGTGACCCCGCTGACCTCGGTCTCCCCGACGCGCAGGCGCACCACGTACATCAGCGCCGGATCCCCGAGTTGCAGGTGCATGTCGTTGGCGAGGACCGCGCCGTCCGGGGCGGCGACGGCCCAGGCGTTGCTCCCGGCGGGTCGCGGGTCGGCCACGACGGGTCCACCCGACTGGTCGGCCGGCTGCCGGAACAGCACCCGCAGTTCCGCCAGCGGAAGGGGCACCCCGACGTCGACCTCCGGGGATCCGTCGGGAGCGGTGGCGTACCCGTCGGCGGCGTCGAGCAGGAAGTCGACGACGGCCGACGGCAGCGACCGGCGCATCACCTCGGTCATGTGCAGCTCGGACCCGTTGGAGCCCATCGCCTGGAACAGCACCTGGGCCACGTGGACGCAGTCCACCGGGGCCCAGGTCATGGCGGAGCCCCGCTGGCGCAGCGCCGTGTTCACCCCGTCGGTGAAGGCGTCCAGCAGGCGGACCTGGTCCGGCGGGAGCAGCGTCAGGCAGCGCCGCGCGACCGCCTCTAGCCCGAGCCGACGCTGGCGGACGTCGGCGTCGAGCGCGTCCCGGCCGACGAGCTGGGCCAGCCGGCCACGCGCGCTGCGTCGCAGGAAGTCCAACTGGCCCGGACGGTCGGTCGCCATCTGGAAGCCCAGGCCCAGGGCTGCGCCGGTCCAGTCCTCGGCGCTGATCACCGCACCCGGGTGGTGGACGACGGCGTGCGAGCCGTCGCGTCCGCGCACCTGGACGGTGCCGTCCCCGGCGGTCACCGGCCCGTCCCGATCGGCACGTCCGGGCCCTTCGCGAAGTCGGCCAGCGCCTGGACGGTCGCGTCGAGCAGCGCCTGGGCTTCGGCGCGCTCCGCCGGCTCGTCGACGCACTCGATGGTCAGCGCCAGCCGCTCGTCGTCCTGCACCACGGCGGTGAGCGTCCGCCGTGGTCCGAGCAGCGGCATCCGCAGCAGCTCGCTGAGGTCGACGCCGACGCTGAGCGGAAGCCGGCCGGGCCGGTTCATCCGGTAGATCCGCTCGAAGTCCACCACCAGGTCGATGAGGTCGTTGGGCGTCACGCCGAGTTCGTCGGCCGGCTCGGCCAGCAGCGTCTCCAGGGGAAGCTGGGTGCGGCGGCGGGCCGCCAGGTGTTCGTCCTGCACCCGGGCGACCAGGTCCCGCGCCACCTCGACCCCGGTCAGGTCGACCGCCATCAGGCTGCTCAGCGCGAACGAGCCGACCGTACGCTCCAGACCCGCGTGGTTGCGGTTGTCGAGCATCATCCCGATGCCGGCCCGTGACCGGTCACCGACCCGGCCGACGGCCAGGGCCGCGGCGGCGGCCACCGTGCTGAACTCGGTCAGTCCGGCCGCCGCCGTCCAGGTCCGCAGTTGCTGGGTCTCGGTGACCGGCAGGTGGGTGGTGAGCCGGACGTACGAGGCGGTGGCGCGGCGTTCCACCGGCTCCACCAGGTCCTCGGCCAGCGCCCGCACCACCGTGCGCCAGTGCGCGCGGGAGTCGTCGAGCAGCTCCCGAAGGTTGTCCCGTTGCCACCGGCAGTAGTCCAGGTGCTCCGGGTCGTCGGCCGCCGCGTCGGCGATCGGGCGGCCCACACAGGACGCCGCCAGGTCGTCGAGGACGAAGCCGATGCAGTTCCCGTCGCAGGCCGAGTGGTGCAGGTGCAGCACGAGGACGTCCGGATCCGCGCCGTTGCGGAAGACCTGGCACCGGAGCAGGACGCCCTCGGCCAGGTCGAACGGCACCAGGAACTGCCGCATCACCCGACTACGCAGCGTCGCCGCCCGCCGCTCGGGCGACAGCGCACCGAGGTCGATCTCCGTACACGGGACCGGGGGCAGTCCGTCTGCCGGCAGGACGATCTGGACGGCCGTGTCGCCGTCGGGACGTACCGCGGTGCGCAGAGCCGGATGCCGGCGGACCAGGGCGTCCACTCCCGCCTGGAGGGCGTCGAGCGTCAGGTCCGCCCCGACCTCCACCACGGCCACCATGTTGTTGACCGACGGCAGGGCCAGTGCCTGTTCCAGTTGCAGGTACTGCTCCTGTTGCAGGGACAGCGGCGCCCGGCGCAGGCCCTGGGCCACCAGCCGGGGCAGGGCCGGGCCCTGCTGGTCGTCGTACCGCGCGACGGCGGCGACGAAGTCACCGAAGACCGGGTTGTCGAAGACCAGTTGCAGCGGGATCACCGTGCCGATGGTCCGCTCGCAGTGGGAGATGAGCAGGGCGGCGAGCATCGAGTGGCCGCCGAGCTCGAAGAAGTTCGCGTCGTCGTCGATCTCGTCCAGCTCGAGCACCGTACGCCAGACCCCGGCGAGGGACGCCGCGAGCTCGTCGGCCGTCGAGCCCGGACCATCGTCGACACCGGCCGCCGGGGGCGACGGGTCAGCGGCACCGGATCGACGGTGAGCGGGGTCCACGGCGGAGGCCGTTTCCGCGTTGGATCGCTGCGTTTCCATCACCGACGCAGCACAGCACGGGGGCGTGCGGCGCGGGTTAGGCGTGGGTTACGCGGCGGCAGGCGCGTAACCGCGCCGGAACTGCGCCGGGTGAGGCTGCGGTCTCCCGCGAAGGAGGCGGCATGGAACGTGGGACCAACGGCGGCGAGCACCCCGCCGACCCGGCGCCGGTACCCCTCACCGCGACCCAGGAGGGCATGTGGTTCGCCGAGCGGCTGGATCCGGGACGGTCCGGATACCACGACGCGGTCACCCTGCACCTGGTCGGTCCGCTGGACCTGGCGGCGCTCCGGCAGGCGTTCCTGGACTGCCACCACCGGCACGACGCGCTCCGGCTGCGGATCCAGGAACGCGGTGGTCGGCTCACCCAGACCTTCGACGCGGCACCACCGACGTGGCGTACCCAGGACCTGACCGGGCTGGCCCCGGACCGCCAGGCGGCGGATTGCCGGCGGCGCTTCGCCCTCGACTGCACCGAGCCGTTCGACCTCGCCGACGGCCCGCTCTGGCGGACCCGGCTGCTGCGCCTGGCCGACGAGGAACACCGGCTGCTGATCGTGCTGCACCACCTGATGACCGACGGATGGTCACACGGGGTCTTCCTCCAGTCGGTCCTGGCCCGGTACGGGGCACGTCTCGCCGGTGCTCCCGGACCCGCCGCGCCGGCACCGTCCTTCCGGCAGTGGGCCCTCCGGCGGGTGGCGGCGGAGAACGCGCCGGGCATCACCGACCGGGCCCGCCAGGCCGCCACCCGGCTGCGCACCACCCCACGGCGAATCGCCCTGCCTGGCCTCACCGGGGCGACCGGCACCCGTGGCGGCGTCCTCGCCCTGCCCGTGGAGCCGGACGACCTGGCCGCCTTCGACGCCGCGTGTGCCAGCGTCCGGGTGTCCCGCTTCATGGCGATGACCGGGTTGCTGGCCCACCTCGTGGGTGACCTCGCCGGCACACCGGACCTGGTCGTCTCCGCGCCCGTCGCCGACCGGCTCACCCCGGAGGCGACCCAGGTGCTCGGGTGCACGATCAACGCCGTCCCGATCCGGTTCGGTCCGATCGCCTCGCCCGCCGACGCGGCGGCGGCCGGTCGGGCGGCGGTGGTGTCGGCGCTGGGCCTGCTCGACGTGCCGTACCGGGAGATCATCCGTGCCGCCGAGCCGTCGTTCACCACGTCCCTCGCCGACCCGCTGACCAACGTCTCCTGCGAGGAGTACAGCTCCCCGCGCGGGAGCTGGCGGCTGGGCGGGCTGACCGTGACCGCGCTGCCGCGCGGCGAGTTCCAGACCCGGCACGACCTGCTGCTCAGCGTGCCGCGCGACCCCGGGGGCGGACCCGAACTGATCTACCCGGTGCGGCGCTGGCAGCCGGACGCCGTCGCGGCGCTGGCGGCGCGGCTGGCCGCCCTGGTCCGCGCGTTCGGCCACCAGGTGGTGGGCCCGCGGTGATCGGCCGCCGACAGCGGCGTAACCGGCAACGAACCCCCTGTCCCTACCGTCGTCGTGTCGCCCAGCGACGCGCCGTGACCACTTGACGAGGAAGGTGGCGAACATGGCGGCCCTCGACTGCGTCGTCATCGGCTACAACAGCGGCGACTTCGACGAATACCGGGTCATGTGCGAACGCGCCGGCAGCGACTCGCCGGAGATGCAGATCTACCGCAAGGAACACCTGGTCGTCGACGGCACCGCGATGAGCTGGATGGACGCTTTCAGCACCCACCGGGCCGAGACCACCGGCCGCCGGGACCGTTACCACGTCGGGGAGGTCTACAACCTCGCGTCGGTCTACCTCTGTAGCAACCTGCGGCGGCAGGGCCTGAGTGCCGACTCGGTGTCCCTGTTCGACGCCGAGCGCGACCGCCTGACGGAGTTGTTGGCGCAGCGGCCGGCGGTGGTGGCGGTGACCACCACCTTCTACGTCACCATCCTGCCGGTCCTACCGGTCGTCGAGTTCGTCCGGGCGCACTCCCCGGAGAGCCACATCGTGGTCGGCGGTCCCCTGATCGACAACCTCTGCCGGGACGGCATCACCGAGCAGACGCAGGACTTCCTGCTCGCGATGGGCGCCGACTCCTACATCCAGGAGTCGCAGGGCGAACACGCCCTGGGCGCGCTCTGCCACGCGGTCCGCGCCGGGCGACCAGTGGACGACGTCGACAACCTCATCGTCCACCGCGACGGCCGGTGGACGATGACCCGGCGTCGGCAGGAGAACAACGACCTGGACCTGTGCTCGATCGACTGGACCGGCTTCGACCCGAGGCTGATCGGCCGTACGGCCCAGGTGCGCACCGCGCGTAGCTGCGCGTTCAAGTGCAGCTTCTGCGACTACCCCTCCCGGGCCGGCGCGCTCACCACCGCCTCCATCGACACCGTCCGGCGGGAGCTGCGGCAGTTGGCGGAGCTGGGGGTCGGCAACGTCGTGTTCGTCGACGACACGTTCAACGTCCCGCCGAAACGGTTCAAGCAGCTCTGCCAGATGATGATCGACGAGGATCTTGGCCTGAACTGGTACTCCTACTTCCGCTGCTCCAACGCGCGCGACGAGGAAGCCTTCGACCTGGCCGCGGCGAGCGGCTGCACGGGAGTCTTCCTGGGCATCGAATCCGGCGACGACACCGTGCTGCGGTCGATGCAGAAGAAGGCGCAGGACGACCAGTACCGGACCGGGATCCACCGGCTGAAGGAACGCGGGATCACCACGTTCGCCTCGGTCCTGGTGGGTTTCCCCACCGAGACCGAACGGACCGTACGGAACACCGTCGACTTCCTCAACGAGACGGCGCCCGACTTCTGGCGGGCACAGGCCTGGTGGGCCAACCCGCGCTCGCCGGTCTACCGCAACACCGAGCTGTACGGCATCACGGGTGCGGGCTACAGCTGGTCGCACCACACCATGACCTCGGCGGAGGCGGCGGCCCAGACCGACGTCATGTTCGACGCGGTGACCGAGTCGGTGTGGTTGCCGCTCTACGACTTCGACTTCTGGTCGTTGCCGTACCTACAGGGCAAGGGCTTGGAGGCCGAGGCGTTGAAACCACTGCTGCGGACCACCCAGAAGCTGATGAGCGAGCGGGACCGGACCGGGCGCTCCGACACCGTCCGCGACCTGGAGAAGCAGTTCGCGGCGGACGTCGCCGGGCTGGACATCGCACCCGCCCGCTTCGCGCTATGAGCACCCCGCTACGCCTGGGCGAGCGGTTCGCGCGGGCGGTGTCCCGCCAGCCGGACCGGACCGCTCTGGTCGCCAGGTCCGGGTCACTGACCTTCGCGCAGCTCGCGGCGGCGTCCGGTCGGGTCGCGGCGGCCCTGCGCGGCCGGGGCGTCGGCCCGGGTTCCGTGGTCGGGCTGCACCTCACCCGCGACGTCGACCTGGTGGTGTCGCTGCTCGGGGTCCTGCGGGCGGGAGCCGCCTACGTGCCCCTCGACCCGGCGCTGCCCGCCGACCGGCTGGCCTTCATGATCGAGGACTGCGGAGCGCGCCTGACGGTGACCGACGCCGACCCGGCGGTCGTGCCGGCGGCAGCGGGCGTGCCGGTCGTCCGGGTGCCGGAGCTGCGCACCAGCCCGCCGGCGACCCGCCCGGTCATCCCGCCGGCCGAGGAACTCGCCTACGTCATCTACACCTCCGGTTCCACCGGCCGACCCAAGGGCGTCGAGATCACCCACCGGTCGCTGGAGAACCTGCTGACCGCGCTGGAGACGTCCGTGTACACGGACGGGCCGGCGGTCACCGTCGGCTGGAACGCGAGCATGTCCTTCGACGCCTCCGTCCAGCAGTGGCTGCGCCTGTTCCGGGGCGACACCGTGGTGCTGATCGACGAGCAGACCAGAGCCGACCCCGAGACGATGGTCCGGTTGATCGTCGAGCGGGAACTGGCCGAACTGGACATCAGCCCCTCCCACCTGCTGCTGCTGGTCGACCGGCTCGAGACCGCGCCGGTCCGGCGCCCGCTTCGGCTGCTCGTCGGGGGCGAACCCGTCGGCGAGGCGCTGTGGAAGCGCCTCGGCGTCCTCGCCGAGAGCGGACGGGTCCGGTCGGTGAACCTCTACGGACCGACCGAGTGCAGCGTCGACGTGACGGCGGCGCTGGTCACCGGGGCCGACCCGCCGCACCTGGGCGGACCCCTCCACGGGGTCACGCTGCACGTGCTCGACGACGCGCTCCGACCGGCCGAGGAGGGCGAACTCTACATCTCCGGACGGGGCCTGGCCCGGGGCTACCGGCGGCGACCGGGCATGACGGCGGAGCGGTTCGTCGCCAACCCGGTGGCCGCCGACGGTACCCGGATGTACCGGACCGGCGACCTCGTCCGGCGCACCGGCGGGCGACTGACCTACCTGGGACGCACCGACTTCCAGGTCAAGCTGCGCGGATACCGCATCGAGACCGGCGAGGTCGAGGCGGTGCTGGAACGCTCCCCCGACGTCGGACGCGCGGTGGTGCGGCTGGAACGCGACACCTCCGGCGAGCCGGCTCTCGTCGCGTACTGCCAGGGCACCGGACTGACCGTCGACCGGCTCCGCGCGGCGGCGGTCGCGGCCCTCCCGGCGTACATGGTGCCCGCATCGTTCGTGCTGCTCGACCGGCTGCCGCTCACCGTCGCCGGCAAGGTCGACCGGGAGGCGCTGGCGGCGCTGCGGCCGGCCCCGGCCACGCCCGACACCGCACTCGACGCTCCGCTGTCGCCGACCGAGCAGGCGGTCGGGGTGATCTGGTCGGACCTGCTCGGGGTTGGCCACGTCGGCCTCGACGACGACTTCTTCGACCTCGGCGGCCAGTCCGCGCTGGCGATTCGGATGGCCGCCCGGCTGCGCGCGGAGTTCCACCGCGCCGTGCCGATGGTCGCCGTCTTCGAGCATCCGACGCTGCGGCAACTGAGCGCGTACCTCGACGGGCGCTGACGGAAGGGGAACGGCATGCCACGGCGCAGTCGATGGCTGGCGCAGGAACCACGGGCCGAGTCGACGGCCCGCGTCTTCTGCCTGCCCTTCGCCGGCACCGGTGCGGGGCTGCTGCGTCAGTGGCCGCACCGGATCGGACCGGTGGAGGTGTGCCGGGTGCAGTTGCCCGGCCGGGAGAACCGCATCCGTGAGGAGGCGTTCGCCGACTTCGACACCTTCGCCGAGACCACCGCCGAGGCCCTGGCTCCCTACCTGGACCGGCCGTACGCGCTGTTCGGCCACTGCATGGGCGCGCTGCTGGCGCACCGGCTGGCCGTCGCGCTCGAGGCCCGACCGGTCCGGCCGCCGGCACGGTTGGTCGTCTCGTCCTCGCTCCCCCCGCACTTCCCGCCGGAGACCCGGTACCGGCCGCCCGGCACCGCGGCCGAGGGCATCTACCACCCCTCGATGACGGACGCGGAGCTGACCGGGGAGATCCGGCGGGTCGCACGCGCCCAGGGCCAACCGGAGATCCTCGCCGAGCTGCTGCCGTTGGCCGTCCGGACACTGCGCCGGGACCTCGACATGTGCTACCGGTACGCGCCGGCCGAGCCCACGCCGGTGCGCTGCCCGATCACCACAGTCGGCTGGAGCCGCGACCCCGACGTCGCCCCGTACGAGATGACGGTCTGGGAACGCTACGGCCGGGTCGACCACCACACGCTCGACGGCGACAAGCTCACGTTCATCCGCGCGCCGCAGCCGCTGATGGACGTCCTGGCCGAGGAACTCCTCGCCAACGCCACAGATTCCGGGGAGCGGAGATGACAGGAAGCCTCAGCGAGACGCCGCCGCGAACGCTCGCCGAGCTGCTGCACCGCACGGTGCTGCGGTACGGCGACGCGCCGGCGGTCCGGTGCGCGGACCAGGCACTCGACTACGACGAGCTCTGGCGCCGCAGCCGCCGCCTGGCCGCCCGACTGGGCGCGGCGGGTGTCCGGCCGGAGGGGCGGATCGCGGTACACCTGCCCCGGTCCAGCGAGACGGTCGTGGCGGTCATGGGCATCGTGCTGGCCGGCGCGGCCTACGTACCCGTGGACGACCAGTACCCGGCGGCCCGGCGTACCCAACTCATGCGGGACGCCGAGCTGGACCTGGTCGTGACGGCGCCGGGGTGGGCGCGGCGCTTCGACGACCTGGGCGTCCCCGCGCTGGAATGGGACAGCCGAACGGACGGCCAGCCGGAGGACGGGCGGCTCGGCCCGATCGAGCCGGCCAACGCGGCCTGCGTGCTGTTCACCTCGGGCTCCACCGGGACGCCGAAGGGGGTGGTGCTCGAGCACCGGCAGATGGTCGCGTTCGCCACCGACCCGGCCGTGCCCCCGCTACAGCTCGGGGACCGCGTCGGGCAGGCGGCGAGCATTTCGTTCGACACCTTCACCTTCGAGGTGTGGCGGGCCGTCGCCGCCGGCGCGGAGACCGCCGTGATCCCGGCGATGGCCGAGCTGATCGAGCGGGACCTCCAGCGGGAACTGCGGCGGCGCCGCATCACCGCGATGCTGGCGCCGGCCACCGCCCTCAACCACGTCGTCCGCTACGACCGGGAGGCGTTCTCGTCGCTGCGGGTGCTCTGCTCCGGCGGGGACGTGCTGCTGCCGGCCACCACGCGGGACCTGCGGGCCGGCGGATTCACCGGGATCCTCTACAACCTGTACGGCCCGACCGAGGGCACCGTCGCCTGCACCGCCTACCCAATCGGGGAGCACGGCGAGCCCGGTGACGTGGTGCCGATCGGGTTCCCCCTGGCCGGGGCCCGGCTGTACGTGCTCGACGAGCAGTTCCAGCCCTGCCCGCCCGGCACCCCGGGGCAGCTCTACGTGGCCGGCGCGGGGCTCGGGCGCGGCTACCTCAACCGGCCCGAGCTGACCGCGTCCGCCTTCGTGGCCGACCCGTTCGCCGCCGACGGCAGCCGCATGTACGCCACCGGCGACCGGGTGACCGCCGGCGCCGACGGTGCGCTGCGGTTCCTCGGCCGGGTCGACGGCCAGGTGAAGGTCAGCGGGTACCGGGTGGAGCCGGCCGAGGTGGAGCGGCTGATCTGCGCCCGTCCCGGGGTGCGGGCCACCGCCGTCCTCGCCGTCGGCCCGGCCGGCGGCCGGCGGCTGGTGGCGTTCGTGGTGCTGGCGGAGGCGGGCGTGCTCCTGCGCGACCTACGCGCCGGGCTCGCCGCCGAGGTGCCGCCGTACCTGGTGCCGGCCGAGTTCGTGGTGATCGAGCAGATGCCGATGGACGCGCACGGCAAACGCGACTGGCAGCGTCTGCGGGACCTGCACGAGGAACTGTCGGCCGCCCGCAGCGAGTACGTGCCGGCCCGGACCAGCACGGAACGGTGGTTGGTGGGTTCCTGGGAGGAC
The nucleotide sequence above comes from Micromonospora pallida. Encoded proteins:
- a CDS encoding condensation domain-containing protein, which produces MERGTNGGEHPADPAPVPLTATQEGMWFAERLDPGRSGYHDAVTLHLVGPLDLAALRQAFLDCHHRHDALRLRIQERGGRLTQTFDAAPPTWRTQDLTGLAPDRQAADCRRRFALDCTEPFDLADGPLWRTRLLRLADEEHRLLIVLHHLMTDGWSHGVFLQSVLARYGARLAGAPGPAAPAPSFRQWALRRVAAENAPGITDRARQAATRLRTTPRRIALPGLTGATGTRGGVLALPVEPDDLAAFDAACASVRVSRFMAMTGLLAHLVGDLAGTPDLVVSAPVADRLTPEATQVLGCTINAVPIRFGPIASPADAAAAGRAAVVSALGLLDVPYREIIRAAEPSFTTSLADPLTNVSCEEYSSPRGSWRLGGLTVTALPRGEFQTRHDLLLSVPRDPGGGPELIYPVRRWQPDAVAALAARLAALVRAFGHQVVGPR
- a CDS encoding thioesterase II family protein, coding for MPRRSRWLAQEPRAESTARVFCLPFAGTGAGLLRQWPHRIGPVEVCRVQLPGRENRIREEAFADFDTFAETTAEALAPYLDRPYALFGHCMGALLAHRLAVALEARPVRPPARLVVSSSLPPHFPPETRYRPPGTAAEGIYHPSMTDAELTGEIRRVARAQGQPEILAELLPLAVRTLRRDLDMCYRYAPAEPTPVRCPITTVGWSRDPDVAPYEMTVWERYGRVDHHTLDGDKLTFIRAPQPLMDVLAEELLANATDSGERR
- a CDS encoding non-ribosomal peptide synthetase — encoded protein: MTGSLSETPPRTLAELLHRTVLRYGDAPAVRCADQALDYDELWRRSRRLAARLGAAGVRPEGRIAVHLPRSSETVVAVMGIVLAGAAYVPVDDQYPAARRTQLMRDAELDLVVTAPGWARRFDDLGVPALEWDSRTDGQPEDGRLGPIEPANAACVLFTSGSTGTPKGVVLEHRQMVAFATDPAVPPLQLGDRVGQAASISFDTFTFEVWRAVAAGAETAVIPAMAELIERDLQRELRRRRITAMLAPATALNHVVRYDREAFSSLRVLCSGGDVLLPATTRDLRAGGFTGILYNLYGPTEGTVACTAYPIGEHGEPGDVVPIGFPLAGARLYVLDEQFQPCPPGTPGQLYVAGAGLGRGYLNRPELTASAFVADPFAADGSRMYATGDRVTAGADGALRFLGRVDGQVKVSGYRVEPAEVERLICARPGVRATAVLAVGPAGGRRLVAFVVLAEAGVLLRDLRAGLAAEVPPYLVPAEFVVIEQMPMDAHGKRDWQRLRDLHEELSAARSEYVPARTSTERWLVGSWEDLLARESVGAHDDFFALGGHSILAVRLRMSIQRELGVRVPPEALFEHSVLADQAKMVDSCREVTP
- a CDS encoding PhpK family radical SAM P-methyltransferase; this translates as MAALDCVVIGYNSGDFDEYRVMCERAGSDSPEMQIYRKEHLVVDGTAMSWMDAFSTHRAETTGRRDRYHVGEVYNLASVYLCSNLRRQGLSADSVSLFDAERDRLTELLAQRPAVVAVTTTFYVTILPVLPVVEFVRAHSPESHIVVGGPLIDNLCRDGITEQTQDFLLAMGADSYIQESQGEHALGALCHAVRAGRPVDDVDNLIVHRDGRWTMTRRRQENNDLDLCSIDWTGFDPRLIGRTAQVRTARSCAFKCSFCDYPSRAGALTTASIDTVRRELRQLAELGVGNVVFVDDTFNVPPKRFKQLCQMMIDEDLGLNWYSYFRCSNARDEEAFDLAAASGCTGVFLGIESGDDTVLRSMQKKAQDDQYRTGIHRLKERGITTFASVLVGFPTETERTVRNTVDFLNETAPDFWRAQAWWANPRSPVYRNTELYGITGAGYSWSHHTMTSAEAAAQTDVMFDAVTESVWLPLYDFDFWSLPYLQGKGLEAEALKPLLRTTQKLMSERDRTGRSDTVRDLEKQFAADVAGLDIAPARFAL
- a CDS encoding penicillin acylase family protein, producing MTAGDGTVQVRGRDGSHAVVHHPGAVISAEDWTGAALGLGFQMATDRPGQLDFLRRSARGRLAQLVGRDALDADVRQRRLGLEAVARRCLTLLPPDQVRLLDAFTDGVNTALRQRGSAMTWAPVDCVHVAQVLFQAMGSNGSELHMTEVMRRSLPSAVVDFLLDAADGYATAPDGSPEVDVGVPLPLAELRVLFRQPADQSGGPVVADPRPAGSNAWAVAAPDGAVLANDMHLQLGDPALMYVVRLRVGETEVSGVTVPGLPVVLAGTNGRVAWGLTRLPGDTADLRSLGPQDLADVEVRRETIEIRGESPVTVEVTQSRWGPVTSTLAGEPVAFTATLLDPRALDFGLLRLCDAADVETALDIVNDCGLPPVNAIVADAAGRVGWTVGGRFPHRAEAGRPRGFSDAQEPVPYRFVPPHELPRLVGPPTGMVVNCNNGNHAVRRAGLAWNLPPGIRARRVAVGVDGGGRDAAAARDLQLDVDASCYEFYRDLALRYLPPEPRTAALREIREDVMAWGGTAHAREPGLALLTVFRELLREALVAAATGPARALDDRFTYCFAGAEGPLRRLVAAVPDGLVPAPWRDDRHFVVGQLLMARMMLLRDVGTDRLPQWGQRNRLHLVPLAGYPPEAVDLELSGCAETVRVAQPDYGAVMRLVVDLGRPGDSSVCIPGSPREGVPMAEAVRSWAVGYGQPLTVVPAGYSG
- a CDS encoding non-ribosomal peptide synthetase; its protein translation is MSTPLRLGERFARAVSRQPDRTALVARSGSLTFAQLAAASGRVAAALRGRGVGPGSVVGLHLTRDVDLVVSLLGVLRAGAAYVPLDPALPADRLAFMIEDCGARLTVTDADPAVVPAAAGVPVVRVPELRTSPPATRPVIPPAEELAYVIYTSGSTGRPKGVEITHRSLENLLTALETSVYTDGPAVTVGWNASMSFDASVQQWLRLFRGDTVVLIDEQTRADPETMVRLIVERELAELDISPSHLLLLVDRLETAPVRRPLRLLVGGEPVGEALWKRLGVLAESGRVRSVNLYGPTECSVDVTAALVTGADPPHLGGPLHGVTLHVLDDALRPAEEGELYISGRGLARGYRRRPGMTAERFVANPVAADGTRMYRTGDLVRRTGGRLTYLGRTDFQVKLRGYRIETGEVEAVLERSPDVGRAVVRLERDTSGEPALVAYCQGTGLTVDRLRAAAVAALPAYMVPASFVLLDRLPLTVAGKVDREALAALRPAPATPDTALDAPLSPTEQAVGVIWSDLLGVGHVGLDDDFFDLGGQSALAIRMAARLRAEFHRAVPMVAVFEHPTLRQLSAYLDGR
- a CDS encoding condensation domain-containing protein; translation: MDPAHRRSGAADPSPPAAGVDDGPGSTADELAASLAGVWRTVLELDEIDDDANFFELGGHSMLAALLISHCERTIGTVIPLQLVFDNPVFGDFVAAVARYDDQQGPALPRLVAQGLRRAPLSLQQEQYLQLEQALALPSVNNMVAVVEVGADLTLDALQAGVDALVRRHPALRTAVRPDGDTAVQIVLPADGLPPVPCTEIDLGALSPERRAATLRSRVMRQFLVPFDLAEGVLLRCQVFRNGADPDVLVLHLHHSACDGNCIGFVLDDLAASCVGRPIADAAADDPEHLDYCRWQRDNLRELLDDSRAHWRTVVRALAEDLVEPVERRATASYVRLTTHLPVTETQQLRTWTAAAGLTEFSTVAAAAALAVGRVGDRSRAGIGMMLDNRNHAGLERTVGSFALSSLMAVDLTGVEVARDLVARVQDEHLAARRRTQLPLETLLAEPADELGVTPNDLIDLVVDFERIYRMNRPGRLPLSVGVDLSELLRMPLLGPRRTLTAVVQDDERLALTIECVDEPAERAEAQALLDATVQALADFAKGPDVPIGTGR